One region of Aminobacterium colombiense DSM 12261 genomic DNA includes:
- a CDS encoding CRISPR-associated protein Cas5: protein MIRLRVTAPFATFRHFATGSFRPTIDFITPSAAFGLLLNIAGVEMRGGEGKNGTTLIQKGLPPIKLAIGAIKFPEQQEILQQLHNYPVGTTRKEWKPFTKGSKYNILPVTRAFLSGIDAIIAIDSPDFEEKLRNSLEGKTQRKYGLPFLGDNSFILDRIEETTPSLPAYWYCCLEEPLIELDKQRINRFTITIDREDMSKTRTALFAPTKERISEIPSGAWVEVIY from the coding sequence ATGATTCGTCTTCGTGTAACGGCTCCCTTCGCAACCTTTCGCCATTTTGCGACAGGCAGCTTTCGCCCTACCATAGACTTTATCACTCCTTCAGCAGCATTCGGACTGCTGCTGAACATTGCTGGCGTGGAGATGCGTGGAGGAGAAGGAAAGAACGGTACTACCCTCATACAAAAAGGCCTTCCCCCGATAAAACTGGCAATCGGCGCAATTAAATTCCCCGAGCAACAGGAAATTTTGCAACAACTCCACAACTACCCCGTGGGAACAACGAGAAAAGAATGGAAGCCTTTCACAAAAGGAAGCAAATACAACATTCTCCCCGTAACGAGAGCTTTTCTTTCGGGCATTGATGCCATCATCGCCATAGATTCTCCTGATTTTGAAGAAAAACTGCGAAACAGCCTTGAGGGAAAAACTCAAAGAAAATACGGACTTCCTTTTTTAGGCGACAATTCATTTATTCTAGATCGAATTGAAGAAACAACACCTTCTCTTCCTGCATACTGGTATTGCTGTTTAGAAGAACCATTGATCGAATTAGATAAACAACGTATTAATAGGTTTACCATCACAATTGACAGGGAAGACATGTCGAAAACTCGGACAGCTCTTTTCGCTCCGACAAAAGAAAGAATCAGTGAAATACCTTCAGGAGCATGGGTGGAGGTGATTTATTGA
- the cmx8 gene encoding type I-MYXAN CRISPR-associated protein Cmx8: protein MKTKNAKEKNETILELEYSLDNLPSAQHKTGLAGLVLLLETMEEREMAPLPEYKENIDGTWTFQFTRKSFQAVFDELYDGENIIVESPSKWSGASPIEIREKEVEKNGKKKTERVFVYEITVPKGSFFKGLFSEGPEGKKRLELWRDALWSTYKGKPASRGVYSERVQNNPCSFVEKLWSSLIRKKGGIEDLAGSLLLGAEGFNAEGIPFKGLLHENVLLHFTPIACALFVVRNFMVKKGNRDNKGTYSVEWDENGYVFVMPEITKIKPYLGELRKWFQNDPEKETKSFRPSSSIIDLPEESGLEFLSAISGRRLETEGVFDRVEGVEYYHMTKKGNSVKLLSSSRIPVSVPILNEYNSIVSAGGRKKPLNFLYKTLRIRNLLNGTHWHVGMEGILETYPSEFFIWSREGSPRNIPFFGLDINKKFKEIAQKLYYIEQEAKEMEENGVNSNLIDHTERLAAKVRNIVRNFVISELKSRPKIKIPGGKTHLEQTKEDSFLAYPEDYLAELKKICTGAFLALRGRSGTDIAEFFTGTLCAIPQFLKNDFKNEGKDDYLLMAKSLVDPKEREKIKLFAMLALSACSYVYYPKERQSQPEIETE from the coding sequence GTGAAAACAAAAAATGCAAAAGAAAAAAACGAAACAATTCTGGAACTGGAATACAGTCTTGATAACCTTCCATCAGCGCAACATAAAACAGGACTTGCAGGGTTAGTTCTTTTACTTGAAACCATGGAAGAAAGAGAAATGGCACCATTACCAGAATACAAGGAGAACATTGATGGAACCTGGACATTTCAATTCACACGTAAAAGTTTCCAAGCTGTTTTCGATGAACTATACGATGGAGAAAATATCATCGTCGAAAGTCCATCAAAATGGTCTGGAGCATCCCCTATAGAAATTCGGGAAAAGGAGGTAGAAAAGAACGGAAAAAAAAAGACAGAAAGAGTATTCGTTTACGAAATCACAGTTCCTAAAGGCTCATTTTTCAAAGGACTTTTTTCCGAAGGACCGGAAGGGAAAAAGCGGCTTGAACTCTGGCGAGATGCACTTTGGTCAACCTACAAGGGAAAACCTGCTTCCAGAGGAGTTTATTCTGAGCGAGTTCAAAACAACCCCTGTTCCTTTGTGGAGAAGTTATGGAGTTCTCTTATTCGAAAAAAAGGAGGAATTGAAGATCTTGCAGGCTCTCTTTTGCTCGGTGCTGAAGGCTTCAATGCAGAAGGTATCCCTTTCAAAGGGCTGCTACATGAAAATGTCCTTCTACACTTTACTCCCATAGCATGCGCTCTTTTCGTTGTTCGAAATTTCATGGTAAAGAAGGGGAATAGAGATAATAAGGGCACTTATTCTGTTGAATGGGATGAAAATGGGTATGTTTTTGTCATGCCGGAAATAACAAAAATTAAACCCTATCTAGGAGAACTCAGAAAATGGTTTCAAAATGATCCTGAAAAAGAAACGAAATCATTTCGCCCCTCATCATCAATCATTGATTTGCCAGAGGAAAGTGGTTTGGAATTCCTTTCCGCTATCTCTGGACGTCGCCTGGAAACAGAAGGTGTATTCGATAGAGTAGAAGGCGTTGAATATTACCACATGACAAAAAAAGGCAATTCTGTAAAACTCCTTTCATCATCTCGAATCCCCGTTAGTGTCCCCATATTGAATGAATATAACAGCATTGTCTCTGCGGGAGGAAGAAAAAAACCCCTGAATTTCTTATATAAAACACTACGGATAAGAAATCTATTAAACGGTACTCATTGGCATGTTGGAATGGAGGGTATCCTTGAAACATACCCCTCTGAGTTTTTCATATGGTCTCGAGAAGGTAGTCCTCGAAACATCCCCTTTTTCGGACTGGATATAAACAAAAAATTTAAAGAAATAGCCCAAAAACTATATTACATCGAACAGGAGGCGAAAGAAATGGAAGAAAATGGTGTAAATTCTAACTTAATAGACCATACGGAACGATTAGCGGCAAAAGTCCGAAACATCGTACGTAATTTCGTCATCTCAGAGTTGAAAAGTCGTCCGAAAATAAAGATCCCCGGCGGGAAAACTCATCTTGAGCAAACAAAAGAAGATAGTTTTCTTGCTTATCCCGAAGATTATTTAGCGGAACTCAAAAAAATATGCACAGGAGCTTTTCTTGCTCTTCGGGGACGCAGCGGTACAGATATTGCAGAGTTTTTCACAGGGACACTATGCGCAATTCCTCAATTTCTCAAAAATGACTTTAAAAACGAAGGAAAGGACGACTATCTTCTTATGGCCAAAAGCTTGGTAGACCCCAAAGAACGGGAAAAAATAAAACTTTTTGCCATGCTTGCTCTTTCTGCATGTTCATATGTTTATTATCCAAAAGAAAGGCAATCTCAGCCTGAAATAGAAACAGAATAA
- a CDS encoding CRISPR-associated helicase/endonuclease Cas3 yields the protein MTILAKKGIAVGNVTIQKTLLEHTQDVLNASFSLFGKEHEPKHLGEKWLSFFKIHETEFFNFSQNLKAAIVFHDIGKSNDQFQKALQGNAPQSLRHEFLGGWILSQELCRKFIESQGIDFHIIRASVMGHHLKLKKGILNSSDYDNPLIKILANGVQDILDLFSSEFNSKESCLLNHAIPQRINIKEEKIALDFDSIEKELRRSFPAQEPQKLRLLRAVRTALILADAAGSGLAREMNQSVDVPMTRWIDNAFDKNNLLSKEKIEYDVIAPRCTQIETTGEKKPFLFSEFQLASSTLPDRTCLLAPCGSGKTLAAWKWGSGVASRHPISRFIFLYPTRATATEGFRDYVSWAPETDGTLLHGTSNYELQGMFDNPDPRSEKEFLTNDRLFAVGLWQKRLFSATVDQFLGFMRHDYRSSCLLPLLADSAVVFDEIHSFDQTLFSALLGFLREFNVPALCMTASLPINRLDQLREAGLKIFPESIASFPDLKEKASAMRYRVKQCKKEEALEEALKAYKNGEKVLWVVNTVKRCQEIAMELQESFAENLLCYHSRFRLKDRQKWHKKLIEKFRDPEPMIAITTQVCEMSLDLSASLLISEFAPVTSLIQRMGRCNRYLEICEGGRILLYPPAKNLPYSKEDIEIAEAFVRNINNKTINQEDLQSLLEEFSPQNREMEKLLPFLNSDAFAFTFGGGIRDGDVYTVSAILESNINNYWNLRKQFQPIDGLILPAPQNCVERGNGLPSYLYIAKGRYVESLGLLV from the coding sequence ATGACAATCTTGGCAAAAAAGGGTATTGCGGTAGGCAACGTCACAATTCAAAAAACCCTTTTAGAACACACACAAGACGTACTTAATGCTTCATTTTCTCTTTTTGGGAAAGAACATGAACCTAAACACCTTGGAGAAAAATGGTTGTCCTTTTTTAAAATCCATGAAACGGAGTTCTTCAATTTCTCTCAAAACCTGAAAGCAGCGATTGTTTTTCACGATATAGGGAAATCAAACGATCAATTTCAAAAGGCTCTCCAAGGAAACGCACCACAATCCCTTCGGCATGAATTTCTTGGTGGTTGGATTCTCAGCCAAGAGCTTTGCAGAAAGTTTATCGAATCTCAAGGAATTGATTTTCATATCATTCGGGCATCCGTCATGGGACACCACCTCAAATTGAAAAAAGGGATTCTTAATTCTTCAGATTATGACAATCCGCTCATCAAGATTTTAGCTAACGGGGTACAAGATATTCTTGATCTTTTCTCCTCTGAATTCAACTCTAAGGAATCGTGCCTCCTCAACCATGCCATCCCACAACGAATAAACATAAAAGAAGAAAAAATCGCTTTAGACTTCGATTCCATTGAAAAAGAACTTCGCCGTTCTTTCCCCGCCCAAGAGCCACAAAAACTACGCTTATTACGAGCTGTCAGAACAGCTCTTATTCTCGCTGATGCGGCAGGTTCCGGACTTGCCAGAGAGATGAATCAATCAGTAGATGTCCCTATGACAAGATGGATAGATAATGCCTTCGACAAAAATAATCTTCTATCAAAAGAGAAAATTGAGTACGATGTTATCGCTCCTCGATGCACTCAGATCGAGACAACAGGAGAAAAAAAGCCTTTTTTATTCTCAGAATTTCAACTAGCCTCAAGCACTCTGCCTGACCGAACCTGTCTTCTTGCCCCTTGCGGGAGCGGAAAAACTCTAGCTGCATGGAAATGGGGCAGTGGTGTCGCTTCACGCCATCCTATCAGCCGCTTCATCTTTCTCTACCCCACCCGAGCTACTGCCACCGAAGGGTTCCGGGATTACGTCTCATGGGCCCCAGAAACAGACGGAACTCTTTTACACGGTACTTCTAACTACGAACTCCAAGGAATGTTCGATAATCCCGACCCTCGGTCAGAAAAAGAATTTCTTACTAACGACCGTCTTTTTGCAGTAGGTTTATGGCAGAAAAGACTCTTTAGCGCTACTGTAGATCAATTTCTTGGTTTCATGCGCCATGATTATCGATCATCGTGTCTCTTGCCACTTCTCGCTGACAGTGCTGTAGTGTTTGACGAAATTCACAGCTTTGACCAAACTCTTTTTTCTGCTTTACTCGGTTTTCTTCGCGAATTTAATGTTCCCGCCTTATGCATGACAGCTAGTCTCCCCATCAATAGATTAGATCAGCTTCGTGAAGCCGGATTAAAAATCTTCCCGGAATCCATAGCGAGCTTCCCCGACCTGAAGGAAAAAGCTTCTGCGATGCGATATCGAGTTAAACAATGCAAGAAGGAAGAAGCTCTAGAAGAAGCGCTAAAAGCTTATAAAAATGGAGAAAAGGTACTCTGGGTTGTCAACACAGTCAAACGATGCCAAGAAATCGCAATGGAATTACAAGAGAGTTTCGCAGAAAATCTACTTTGCTATCATAGTAGATTTCGTCTCAAAGACCGGCAAAAGTGGCATAAAAAACTTATCGAAAAATTTCGAGATCCAGAACCGATGATCGCCATTACTACACAAGTCTGTGAAATGAGTCTCGATTTAAGTGCTTCACTGCTCATTTCTGAGTTTGCTCCTGTAACGTCTCTCATACAGCGCATGGGAAGATGCAACAGATATCTTGAAATATGCGAAGGAGGACGAATCCTTCTCTACCCTCCTGCAAAAAATCTTCCTTACTCCAAAGAGGATATAGAAATTGCTGAAGCCTTTGTACGAAACATCAACAATAAAACTATAAATCAGGAGGACTTACAATCTCTTTTAGAAGAATTCTCTCCTCAAAACAGGGAAATGGAAAAGCTGCTTCCATTCCTCAACTCCGACGCTTTTGCCTTCACTTTCGGAGGAGGAATACGAGATGGAGATGTCTACACTGTCTCCGCAATCCTAGAGAGCAACATCAACAATTATTGGAACCTTCGCAAACAATTTCAACCTATTGATGGACTGATTCTCCCTGCTCCACAAAACTGTGTAGAGAGAGGGAATGGCCTCCCCTCATACCTTTACATCGCAAAGGGACGATATGTAGAAAGTTTGGGACTATTAGTCTAA
- the cas6 gene encoding type I-MYXAN CRISPR-associated protein Cas6/Cmx6 — MVDLEFQLHGKTIDADHGYQLYSAITDILPSIHHAEHRRNISIHPINGAPCGERKIALNNKSRLTLRIPVDKVPDFLFLCGKFLRIGTHNVTVGIPVSRKLVPYPILGSRLVTIKGFTEPDQFLDAVQRQLDTLNILGTPHLLLRSHLKSIEGKTDNRISSPFIKRTLCIKDKNIVGFPLLVSKLTAEESLRLQRTGLGGRRMMGCGVFIPQRRE; from the coding sequence TTGGTCGATTTGGAGTTTCAACTCCATGGCAAAACCATTGATGCGGACCATGGTTATCAACTGTACAGCGCTATTACAGATATACTCCCCTCCATTCATCATGCTGAACACAGAAGAAATATCTCCATTCATCCAATAAACGGAGCACCATGCGGTGAAAGGAAAATCGCATTAAACAACAAAAGTCGTCTTACACTTCGCATTCCCGTTGACAAAGTTCCCGATTTTCTTTTTCTTTGCGGAAAATTTTTGAGAATTGGTACTCATAATGTTACTGTCGGAATTCCCGTTTCGAGAAAGCTCGTTCCTTATCCTATTTTAGGAAGCAGGCTCGTTACCATTAAAGGCTTTACTGAACCAGACCAATTTCTGGATGCAGTTCAAAGACAACTTGATACCCTTAATATTTTGGGAACTCCGCACCTTTTATTACGATCCCATCTTAAATCTATAGAAGGAAAGACAGATAACAGAATATCATCTCCTTTCATCAAACGAACTCTGTGCATTAAAGATAAAAATATTGTCGGCTTTCCCCTTCTCGTAAGTAAATTAACAGCTGAAGAATCACTTCGCCTTCAAAGAACTGGTTTGGGAGGGCGACGAATGATGGGATGCGGTGTTTTTATTCCACAGAGACGTGAATAA
- a CDS encoding patatin-like phospholipase family protein: protein MALLITDNLGDVTFDEACIPLAMIATDITSGEKVALKNGNVAAAVMASSCIPGIFIPVEIDNRLLVDGELVENVPITPLKDMGANFIISVDLFGKLKQKNQRIS, encoded by the coding sequence TTGGCACTGCTCATAACAGACAATCTCGGAGATGTTACCTTTGACGAAGCCTGTATTCCCCTCGCGATGATAGCAACGGATATTACAAGCGGTGAAAAAGTGGCGCTTAAAAATGGAAATGTGGCAGCTGCCGTAATGGCAAGCTCGTGCATCCCAGGTATTTTTATTCCTGTGGAGATAGACAATCGGCTCCTCGTCGACGGCGAACTTGTTGAAAATGTCCCCATAACACCCCTTAAGGATATGGGAGCTAACTTCATCATCAGCGTTGATCTCTTTGGCAAATTAAAGCAAAAAAACCAGAGAATATCATAG
- a CDS encoding FadR/GntR family transcriptional regulator, producing MFEEIKTRTLQEQILEKLKDLIKDGSLKAGQFLPSERDLAKTLGVSRIPLREALNKLQVLGVVERQHGRRTLIKGLGGIPITEIIEIISDSGDEIETVNQLKEIRLILEVEAAGLASQRRDKDDLKRLEELVEQMEKEYKEVEKLQVLSLRFHMAIVEAAKNRILSLVYLFFHDLQQRSRKYSKRIHSDPIGIVKDHKEIFKAIQEKDRKLAEELMRSHLDQVTFILPYQEK from the coding sequence ATGTTTGAGGAAATAAAAACTCGTACGTTGCAAGAGCAAATTTTAGAAAAGTTAAAAGACCTCATAAAAGATGGGTCGCTAAAGGCGGGCCAATTTTTACCTTCTGAGAGAGATTTAGCAAAGACACTTGGAGTGAGCCGAATTCCCCTTAGGGAAGCGCTTAACAAGCTCCAAGTTCTTGGTGTGGTTGAAAGGCAGCATGGGAGAAGAACCTTGATCAAAGGGCTTGGAGGCATTCCCATTACGGAAATTATTGAAATAATTTCTGACAGCGGGGATGAAATTGAAACAGTTAATCAGCTAAAAGAGATAAGACTGATTCTTGAAGTAGAAGCAGCAGGTTTGGCATCTCAAAGAAGGGACAAAGATGATTTAAAGAGGTTGGAAGAGTTGGTTGAACAGATGGAGAAGGAATATAAAGAAGTGGAAAAGCTTCAAGTACTATCTCTTCGTTTCCACATGGCAATTGTCGAAGCGGCTAAGAATAGAATCCTGTCTTTGGTTTATCTTTTTTTTCACGATCTTCAACAACGCAGCCGTAAATATTCAAAGAGAATTCATAGTGATCCAATTGGCATAGTCAAAGACCATAAAGAGATTTTCAAGGCGATTCAAGAAAAGGACCGCAAATTAGCAGAAGAGCTAATGAGGAGTCACCTTGACCAAGTGACATTTATTTTGCCCTATCAAGAGAAATGA
- a CDS encoding TRAP transporter substrate-binding protein, with protein MKRFLRGLALFVVMGLIFGLVGTLGMGSAFASSDTYVFKLAIEMPERHPYWMGATKFNELLQEKTGGRVKIDIYPSGQLGTQKDTAEAVAMGALEFSLVSGAVLERYDPRAEVVQLPFVFRDLDHAHKTMFGDFGKKMGSWFEAKGIMVPSFLLNGPKHVTSTMEIGSPADMKGIKLRTQQAPTMIEFGKALGCVVSPMPYGEVYTALQLNTVDAEVQCVANVLFDKHYEVAKNMNDVTLFVYLEPLLMSKKVYDGLPKDIQEAILECAVEAADWQWNYYRSNMHETFIPELTKLGVKFNAGDAAEWKKALEDAGYYNKFEQHKPLMDEIAEVK; from the coding sequence ATGAAAAGGTTTCTACGAGGACTTGCTTTGTTTGTCGTAATGGGCCTGATTTTCGGACTGGTTGGCACTCTTGGAATGGGAAGCGCTTTTGCTAGTTCTGATACGTATGTTTTTAAGCTTGCCATCGAGATGCCGGAGAGGCACCCCTATTGGATGGGAGCTACTAAATTTAACGAGTTGTTGCAGGAGAAAACTGGAGGACGTGTCAAGATAGATATCTATCCAAGTGGTCAGCTTGGTACGCAGAAGGATACTGCGGAGGCAGTGGCCATGGGCGCTTTGGAGTTTTCATTGGTGTCAGGTGCTGTTTTAGAAAGATATGACCCTCGAGCTGAGGTGGTACAGCTTCCCTTTGTTTTTAGAGACTTGGATCATGCCCATAAAACAATGTTCGGAGACTTTGGTAAAAAGATGGGCAGCTGGTTCGAGGCAAAAGGCATTATGGTGCCCTCCTTCCTCCTCAATGGCCCTAAGCATGTAACATCAACAATGGAAATCGGCAGCCCAGCAGACATGAAGGGTATCAAGCTGAGAACCCAGCAAGCCCCCACAATGATTGAATTCGGAAAAGCGCTTGGCTGCGTAGTGAGCCCAATGCCGTATGGGGAGGTCTATACGGCCCTTCAACTTAACACTGTAGACGCTGAAGTTCAATGTGTGGCCAACGTTCTATTTGATAAACATTACGAAGTTGCAAAGAATATGAACGATGTAACACTTTTTGTCTACCTTGAACCGCTTTTAATGAGCAAGAAGGTTTACGATGGCTTACCCAAGGATATTCAGGAAGCTATTTTGGAATGTGCTGTCGAAGCAGCGGACTGGCAGTGGAACTACTACAGAAGTAATATGCACGAAACGTTTATACCTGAACTCACCAAGCTAGGCGTGAAGTTTAACGCAGGCGACGCAGCAGAATGGAAAAAGGCATTAGAAGATGCAGGCTACTACAATAAATTCGAGCAGCACAAGCCCCTAATGGATGAAATTGCAGAAGTCAAGTAA
- a CDS encoding TRAP transporter small permease, protein MTKKATMGASSTRSAITYLCDGIEAVLDRFLVPLLMASLAFIVFFQVINRFILHIPAAWTEEMGRYLFVWASLLGAVSGVRKGAHLNVEIVQNAVKGSFRRILMLASDIFCLIFFGVLGYQGLYWVKTSGINVLADSMDIPMLYIQVIVPVSAILMLIFTAEHIHRVIVKHNDKEAGDCKC, encoded by the coding sequence ATGACAAAGAAAGCAACAATGGGGGCGAGTTCTACGAGATCTGCTATTACGTACCTATGTGATGGTATTGAGGCAGTATTGGATCGTTTTCTGGTTCCCCTCCTAATGGCAAGCCTTGCATTTATAGTCTTTTTTCAGGTGATCAACAGGTTTATTCTTCACATTCCAGCCGCATGGACTGAGGAAATGGGTCGGTACCTGTTTGTATGGGCTTCATTATTGGGTGCTGTCAGCGGGGTCCGTAAGGGCGCCCATTTAAATGTAGAAATTGTTCAGAATGCAGTTAAAGGTAGTTTTCGGCGTATTCTCATGTTGGCAAGTGATATATTCTGCTTGATTTTCTTTGGAGTCCTGGGCTACCAGGGCCTATATTGGGTCAAAACTAGTGGAATTAACGTTTTGGCGGACAGTATGGATATACCAATGCTTTACATACAAGTAATAGTTCCTGTGAGCGCGATCTTGATGCTGATATTTACTGCAGAACATATACATCGCGTTATCGTTAAACATAACGACAAGGAAGCGGGGGACTGCAAATGTTAA
- a CDS encoding TRAP transporter large permease encodes MLTAWLLAILAISIAVGAPIAVSLGLTAVGYFLLKGQASFLFLVAQRLFAGCNSFELIAIPLFVLSGDLMLDGAISKALVDLAKSMFGWVRGNLALTTTLGSMLFGAVSGSGPATASAIGSIVAEPMAEEGYPRAYTSAVIAASSPLGSLIPPSILMVVYGAASGASIAKMLMSGIGPGILFGVLFMVYEIHVGRRAQYGSVSPFSLSQFLVALRKGVWALIAPVIILGGIYSGIFTPTEAAAVTVFYSLFVGMVVNRTIKLKNLPSILLRSGVTSGAILFVLGTVAAFGYVITREGIPQQLTIAATSIIKTPIMFLIVSQVILVVAGMLMNGSAAIMLLVPLFLPTVRQYGIDPVYFGGLMVANLSIGMYTPPVAVTSYVASRIAGASFDETNRALVPFLVVSFIAIVILLLVPGIITFLPHYLLD; translated from the coding sequence ATGTTAACGGCGTGGTTGCTAGCAATTTTGGCTATAAGCATCGCCGTTGGTGCTCCGATAGCTGTTTCTCTTGGGCTTACCGCGGTTGGCTATTTTTTGCTCAAAGGCCAGGCTTCTTTTCTCTTTTTGGTTGCTCAGAGACTTTTTGCTGGATGCAACTCTTTTGAACTCATAGCTATTCCATTGTTTGTCCTATCAGGGGATCTCATGCTTGACGGTGCAATTTCTAAAGCATTAGTAGATCTGGCAAAAAGCATGTTTGGCTGGGTGCGTGGAAACCTAGCGTTGACAACTACGCTGGGATCCATGCTTTTCGGTGCTGTGTCTGGATCAGGACCTGCCACAGCTTCCGCTATTGGATCAATAGTAGCTGAGCCAATGGCAGAAGAAGGTTACCCGAGGGCGTACACAAGTGCGGTGATTGCGGCTTCGTCGCCGTTGGGCTCTCTTATTCCTCCGAGTATCCTTATGGTAGTTTATGGTGCTGCCTCAGGGGCCTCAATAGCAAAGATGCTCATGTCTGGGATTGGCCCTGGCATTCTATTTGGCGTTCTTTTCATGGTTTATGAGATACACGTTGGCAGAAGAGCGCAATATGGCAGTGTGTCTCCATTTTCCTTATCTCAATTTCTTGTTGCTTTAAGGAAGGGAGTATGGGCGCTTATTGCTCCAGTGATAATTTTGGGTGGGATATATTCAGGGATTTTTACTCCGACGGAGGCAGCCGCTGTAACAGTTTTCTATAGCCTGTTTGTTGGAATGGTTGTGAACCGAACCATAAAGCTGAAAAACCTCCCTTCGATACTTCTCCGAAGTGGTGTTACTTCTGGAGCGATTTTATTTGTGCTTGGTACCGTGGCTGCTTTTGGTTACGTCATTACGAGGGAGGGGATTCCTCAGCAGCTGACGATAGCAGCTACCTCTATTATAAAAACTCCTATCATGTTCCTTATAGTATCCCAGGTGATCCTGGTTGTGGCTGGAATGCTTATGAATGGCTCAGCTGCAATAATGCTTTTGGTGCCCCTTTTTCTTCCCACAGTGCGACAGTATGGAATAGACCCAGTCTACTTCGGCGGCTTGATGGTGGCGAACCTTTCTATAGGTATGTATACCCCACCAGTGGCAGTAACTTCGTATGTTGCGTCTAGAATAGCTGGTGCGTCGTTTGATGAGACAAACAGGGCATTGGTTCCCTTTTTAGTAGTTTCATTTATAGCAATAGTCATATTGCTGCTTGTGCCGGGAATCATCACCTTCCTTCCGCATTACCTTTTAGATTGA
- a CDS encoding fumarate hydratase, protein MVRYPNLYQDVYDMIYRSTTSISSDVKEMMQAALERETNDTAKSMMQAMLDDAKMAGEKVKPLCQSPGFPTIYVSFGDKSSPREDIKKIWANALVEGTKNHLLRPSMVDTLTRENPGDNSGVGVPNFEFDYCPDQEYLDMLLSFKGCGAELANAMKIFTVAQLEKDKDFAGLKRWVLDTVIKGGGKPCPPGAIGIGLGGQMDVACKLARKAVSTRRWNDVHPDPRYAALEKELLENINSLGLGAAGTGGDTTLLAVKIAAVSTHTAIAPAAISFHCWAARRTHVRLYPDGRKEILL, encoded by the coding sequence TTGGTACGGTATCCAAATCTTTATCAAGATGTTTACGATATGATTTATCGTTCTACTACATCTATTTCATCGGATGTTAAAGAAATGATGCAAGCCGCTCTGGAGAGAGAAACAAATGATACGGCCAAAAGCATGATGCAGGCCATGCTTGACGACGCGAAAATGGCGGGGGAGAAAGTAAAGCCTTTATGCCAGTCTCCAGGATTTCCCACCATATACGTAAGTTTTGGAGACAAATCTTCTCCGAGAGAGGATATTAAAAAAATTTGGGCAAATGCTCTTGTTGAGGGAACCAAGAATCATCTTCTTCGGCCGAGTATGGTTGATACACTCACACGAGAAAACCCGGGGGATAACTCTGGTGTTGGGGTACCAAACTTTGAATTCGACTATTGTCCAGACCAAGAGTATCTCGATATGCTTTTGAGTTTTAAGGGATGTGGGGCAGAGTTGGCCAACGCTATGAAGATCTTCACTGTTGCTCAGCTAGAAAAAGATAAAGACTTCGCTGGTTTGAAGAGGTGGGTTCTTGACACAGTAATTAAAGGAGGAGGCAAACCCTGCCCTCCAGGTGCCATAGGCATAGGTCTGGGTGGTCAGATGGACGTTGCTTGCAAACTTGCCAGAAAAGCGGTAAGTACTCGCAGGTGGAACGATGTTCACCCGGACCCCCGGTATGCCGCCCTTGAAAAAGAACTTCTTGAGAACATAAACAGCCTTGGTTTAGGTGCCGCAGGCACAGGTGGAGATACGACCCTTCTCGCGGTAAAGATAGCAGCCGTATCTACCCACACAGCCATAGCCCCCGCGGCTATCTCTTTTCATTGCTGGGCAGCGCGGCGCACCCATGTAAGGCTTTACCCTGATGGCAGAAAAGAAATTCTTTTATAA